From Parasphaerochaeta coccoides DSM 17374, a single genomic window includes:
- the rplR gene encoding 50S ribosomal protein L18: protein MSKKNDKTALRARRKVHIRKTLSGTAVRPRLTVFRSNNHLYAQAIDDVAGHTLVAISSLEKDLKELKNTVEDAAKFGEALGKRLLENKIETVVFDRNGYLFHGVVKSIADGARKAGVKF, encoded by the coding sequence ATGAGTAAGAAAAACGATAAGACGGCGCTCCGTGCACGCCGCAAGGTACATATCAGGAAGACTCTTTCCGGTACGGCCGTCCGTCCCCGGTTAACGGTTTTCCGTAGCAACAATCATCTGTATGCCCAGGCTATCGACGACGTTGCCGGTCACACTTTAGTAGCTATCAGCAGCCTTGAGAAGGATCTGAAGGAACTGAAGAATACAGTTGAAGATGCCGCCAAGTTCGGCGAGGCTCTCGGTAAGCGCCTGCTTGAGAACAAGATCGAGACCGTGGTGTTCGACCGCAACGGGTATCTGTTCCATGGCGTTGTGAAAAGCATCGCCGATGGTGCCCGCAAAGCCGGCGTGAAGTTCTAG
- the rplV gene encoding 50S ribosomal protein L22, whose protein sequence is MEERKGYRAIAKYLMVSPSKVRPVADLVRRKPYIEAVAILEAMPQKGARLILKVLQSAGANALNMKRTLDEDQLVVSELLIDEGPRLKRVWPRSHGRRDILLKRMSHITVVVDEAVKVGK, encoded by the coding sequence ATGGAAGAAAGAAAAGGGTACCGGGCAATTGCCAAGTACTTGATGGTATCTCCATCTAAGGTGCGTCCTGTAGCTGACCTGGTCCGCAGGAAGCCATATATCGAAGCTGTCGCCATTCTGGAGGCAATGCCTCAGAAGGGTGCGCGCCTGATCCTGAAGGTATTGCAGTCCGCCGGGGCGAATGCCCTGAACATGAAGCGTACCCTCGATGAGGATCAGTTGGTCGTGTCCGAGCTTCTGATTGACGAAGGTCCTCGCCTGAAAAGGGTGTGGCCACGTTCCCATGGAAGACGTGACATACTGCTCAAGAGGATGTCGCACATTACCGTCGTTGTTGACGAAGCTGTAAAGGTGGGGAAATAA
- the rpmC gene encoding 50S ribosomal protein L29, with product MKNSFSDLTYAELVAKKEELHKEHLNLRMNKVLGHLDNPLALRTTRRQIARVNTLIHEYSLGIRSDKK from the coding sequence ATGAAGAATTCATTCAGTGATTTGACCTATGCCGAGTTGGTAGCTAAGAAGGAAGAGTTGCACAAGGAACATCTGAACCTGCGGATGAACAAAGTGCTTGGACATCTGGACAATCCCCTGGCACTGCGCACGACGCGCCGCCAGATTGCCCGTGTGAACACTCTTATCCACGAATACTCCTTGGGCATTCGTTCCGACAAGAAATAA
- the rpsC gene encoding 30S ribosomal protein S3 translates to MGQKVNPIGLRLGINKTWKSKWYVDPREYVDTLHEDLRLRKTLNECPEVQGAEISDVEIIRKPQRITIVLATSRPGIIIGSKGANVEKLGQRLQKLSDKKVQIKIKEIKKPEVDAQLIAANVAKQLTSRGSFRRSMKMAVSKAMQGGAQGVKIRLSGRLGGAEIARTEWMKEGRVPLHTLRSDIDYGFAQANTTFGAIGVKVWVFNGEIYERANKDDAGLLVKKPTKSEAEAEVRS, encoded by the coding sequence ATGGGCCAGAAAGTCAATCCTATCGGACTTCGTCTTGGCATTAACAAGACGTGGAAATCCAAGTGGTATGTTGATCCGCGCGAGTACGTGGATACCCTGCACGAAGACCTTCGCCTGCGCAAGACGCTCAATGAATGTCCTGAAGTCCAGGGAGCCGAGATTTCTGATGTAGAGATTATCCGCAAGCCCCAGAGAATTACGATAGTCCTGGCGACAAGCCGTCCCGGAATTATCATTGGTTCCAAGGGTGCCAATGTAGAGAAGCTTGGCCAGAGGCTTCAGAAGCTTTCTGACAAGAAGGTACAGATTAAGATCAAGGAAATCAAGAAACCTGAAGTCGATGCACAGCTGATTGCGGCTAACGTTGCCAAGCAGCTCACTTCCCGCGGTTCTTTCCGCCGTTCCATGAAGATGGCGGTGTCAAAGGCCATGCAGGGCGGCGCACAGGGTGTGAAGATTCGGCTTTCCGGTCGTCTCGGTGGCGCAGAGATTGCCCGTACCGAATGGATGAAGGAAGGACGTGTTCCCCTGCATACCCTGCGTTCTGACATTGACTATGGGTTTGCGCAGGCAAACACTACTTTTGGCGCCATCGGCGTGAAAGTGTGGGTCTTCAACGGCGAGATTTACGAAAGAGCTAACAAGGATGACGCCGGATTGCTGGTCAAGAAGCCGACCAAATCCGAGGCTGAAGCCGAGGTGAGGAGTTAA
- the rpsH gene encoding 30S ribosomal protein S8: MAISDPVADMLTKIRNASQAKHEKVDIPTSKMKLQIVKILKNEGFIKNFKKVTKDSNNFIRVFLKYDEKQEPVLHGLQRISTPGRRVYSGYKEIPRVFNGLGVVVVSTSAGVITGQKASESMVGGELICTIW; encoded by the coding sequence ATGGCTATAAGTGATCCTGTCGCCGATATGCTGACCAAGATTAGAAATGCTAGTCAGGCGAAGCATGAAAAAGTAGATATTCCAACTTCGAAGATGAAGCTCCAGATTGTAAAGATTCTGAAGAATGAAGGTTTCATCAAGAATTTTAAGAAGGTCACCAAAGATTCCAACAACTTCATTCGCGTATTTTTGAAATACGATGAGAAGCAGGAACCTGTTCTTCATGGCCTTCAGCGGATCTCCACCCCTGGTCGCCGGGTATATTCCGGCTACAAGGAAATACCTCGTGTCTTCAACGGACTGGGTGTGGTTGTCGTGTCCACCTCCGCAGGTGTCATCACTGGACAGAAAGCCAGTGAGAGCATGGTCGGTGGTGAACTGATCTGTACGATTTGGTAG
- the rpmD gene encoding 50S ribosomal protein L30: protein MEKETSKKMIQIKLVKSVIGSLPAQRKTVKALGLGRIGSIVVQEPTPSILGMVRVVSHLVKVEEI from the coding sequence ATGGAAAAAGAAACGAGCAAGAAAATGATTCAGATTAAACTGGTCAAGAGTGTGATTGGCTCTCTGCCGGCTCAGCGTAAGACGGTCAAGGCCCTCGGCCTCGGTCGCATCGGCAGCATTGTCGTCCAGGAACCTACTCCCTCTATTTTGGGAATGGTTCGTGTGGTTTCACATCTTGTGAAAGTCGAGGAGATATAA
- the rplE gene encoding 50S ribosomal protein L5 yields the protein MAEKFIPNFKTKYCETVAPELFKEFGYKSVMQVPRLEKITVSVGVGEAVANKKLLDVAVKELEQITGQHVVKTRARKSIANFKVREGQEIGAMVTLRGDNMWYFLERLIMLALPRVKDFHGVKPNAFDGRGNYSLGITEQIIFPEIDFDKIERISGLNVAIVTTAKTDEEGHALLKKLGMPFSK from the coding sequence ATGGCTGAGAAATTCATACCCAATTTCAAGACCAAGTACTGCGAGACAGTTGCTCCCGAACTTTTCAAGGAGTTCGGGTATAAGAGCGTCATGCAGGTTCCCCGTCTGGAGAAGATTACTGTCAGTGTCGGTGTCGGTGAGGCGGTGGCGAACAAGAAACTTTTGGATGTCGCCGTCAAGGAACTGGAGCAGATTACCGGACAGCATGTCGTGAAGACCCGTGCCCGTAAGTCAATCGCCAATTTCAAGGTCCGCGAAGGCCAGGAGATCGGCGCCATGGTTACCCTGCGCGGTGACAACATGTGGTATTTTCTGGAAAGGCTGATTATGCTGGCTTTGCCACGGGTCAAGGATTTCCATGGCGTAAAGCCGAATGCTTTCGATGGTCGCGGGAACTATTCTCTCGGCATCACTGAGCAGATCATTTTCCCTGAGATTGACTTTGACAAAATCGAAAGGATTAGTGGTTTGAATGTGGCTATCGTGACAACGGCCAAGACCGATGAGGAAGGGCACGCGCTTTTGAAGAAGCTCGGCATGCCTTTCAGTAAATAG
- the rplF gene encoding 50S ribosomal protein L6 produces the protein MSRIGKMPVTVPQGVKVAVTDGTIHVEGPKGKLSWATRPEVDVQVLDGHVSVSRKDDSPESRGFHGLYRQLVQNMVKGVSEGYSKTLLINGVGYRAELSGKALVLNLGYSNIIEYVIPEGITIAVDGPNKVVVSGIDKQKVGQVSAEIRSLRTPEPFKGKGIKYDTETIRRKAGKSGAKK, from the coding sequence ATGTCCAGAATTGGAAAAATGCCGGTAACGGTGCCACAAGGCGTCAAGGTTGCTGTGACCGACGGAACCATCCATGTGGAAGGTCCCAAAGGTAAGTTATCTTGGGCGACACGGCCCGAAGTCGATGTCCAGGTTCTTGACGGACATGTTTCCGTCTCCCGTAAGGATGACAGCCCGGAAAGCCGTGGATTCCATGGCCTCTACCGCCAGCTTGTCCAGAACATGGTAAAGGGAGTCTCCGAAGGATATTCCAAGACCTTGCTGATCAATGGCGTCGGTTACCGTGCCGAATTGAGTGGCAAGGCGCTGGTGCTGAACCTTGGGTACTCCAATATCATCGAGTACGTCATTCCTGAAGGAATCACTATCGCTGTCGATGGTCCCAACAAGGTCGTCGTCTCCGGCATCGACAAGCAGAAAGTCGGTCAGGTCAGCGCTGAGATTCGTTCCTTGAGAACCCCGGAACCCTTCAAGGGCAAGGGAATCAAGTATGATACCGAGACTATCCGTCGCAAGGCTGGCAAGTCCGGAGCCAAGAAGTGA
- the rpsS gene encoding 30S ribosomal protein S19: MARSIKKGPFIEKKLYKRLQEANKSGQKQMIKTYSRVSTIIPEMVGFTFSVYNGKTWIPVFVTENLVGHKLGEFAPTRIFRGHAGSDKKAGR; the protein is encoded by the coding sequence GTGGCTAGGTCAATTAAAAAAGGTCCTTTTATCGAGAAAAAACTTTATAAGAGGCTTCAGGAGGCGAACAAGTCCGGTCAGAAACAGATGATCAAGACATATTCGCGCGTTTCTACGATTATCCCTGAGATGGTTGGATTCACTTTCTCGGTCTATAACGGCAAGACGTGGATTCCTGTCTTCGTGACGGAAAACCTGGTTGGGCATAAGCTTGGCGAGTTCGCTCCCACGAGGATTTTCCGCGGTCACGCGGGATCTGACAAAAAGGCTGGTAGGTAA
- a CDS encoding type Z 30S ribosomal protein S14, with the protein MAKKSMIIKANREPKFSSRAVNRCKVCGRPRGYLRKFGMCRICFRKLASEGQIPGVTKSSW; encoded by the coding sequence ATGGCAAAAAAATCGATGATAATCAAGGCCAACAGAGAGCCAAAGTTCAGTTCTCGCGCGGTCAATCGTTGTAAAGTCTGCGGCAGACCCCGCGGGTATCTGCGCAAGTTCGGCATGTGCAGGATTTGCTTTCGTAAGCTCGCTAGCGAAGGCCAGATTCCTGGTGTCACCAAATCCAGCTGGTAG
- the rplN gene encoding 50S ribosomal protein L14, with product MVQMQTYLNVADNSGAKTVQCIKVLGGSHRYIAGVGDVIVVAVKDALPNGAIKKGDVLKAVIVRTKKEYRRPDGTYIRFDENACVIIDANNNPRGKRIFGPVARELRSDYMKIVSLAPEVL from the coding sequence ATGGTACAGATGCAGACATACTTGAATGTGGCAGATAACAGCGGGGCAAAGACCGTCCAGTGCATCAAGGTGCTGGGTGGCAGTCACCGGTACATTGCCGGAGTCGGCGATGTCATCGTCGTTGCTGTCAAGGATGCGTTGCCGAATGGCGCTATCAAGAAGGGTGATGTCCTCAAGGCCGTCATCGTCAGAACGAAAAAGGAATACCGCAGACCTGACGGTACATACATCAGGTTCGATGAGAACGCCTGCGTAATCATCGATGCCAACAATAACCCGCGCGGAAAGCGCATCTTCGGACCGGTCGCCCGCGAGCTTCGCAGCGACTATATGAAGATCGTGTCCCTTGCGCCGGAAGTGTTGTAG
- the rplB gene encoding 50S ribosomal protein L2, translated as MALKTYRPYTPGLRERTVLVRDEITVDKPEKSLTSRLHRKAGRDGFGRISVRRRGGGHARSYRIIDFKRDKIGIPGVVRTIEYDPNRSVNIALVFYADGEKRYILAPKGISVGAKVISGPQATLDTGNALPLKAIPLGLTVHNIELTLGRGGQLVRSAGLGATLVAKEGSYVTLRLPSGEMRMVFHECYATLGQLGNEDHMNVSLGKAGVSRHLGRRPKVRGVAMNPVDHPHGGGEGKTAAGRHPATPWGKPTKGGKTRSKKKPSGKFIVKKRK; from the coding sequence ATGGCATTGAAAACGTACAGACCCTATACTCCCGGCCTGAGAGAGCGAACAGTCCTTGTCCGGGATGAAATCACGGTTGACAAACCGGAGAAGTCCTTGACCAGCCGTCTGCATCGCAAGGCTGGGCGGGATGGCTTTGGTCGTATCAGCGTCCGTCGTCGCGGAGGCGGGCATGCCCGTTCATACCGCATCATTGATTTTAAACGCGACAAGATTGGCATTCCCGGTGTGGTGAGAACCATAGAGTATGATCCCAACCGCAGTGTAAACATCGCTTTGGTGTTCTATGCTGACGGAGAAAAGAGATATATCCTGGCTCCGAAGGGCATCAGCGTCGGCGCCAAGGTGATAAGCGGACCACAGGCCACGCTTGATACAGGCAATGCGCTTCCCTTGAAAGCTATTCCTTTAGGATTGACTGTCCATAACATTGAGCTTACTTTGGGACGCGGCGGCCAGCTTGTCCGTTCCGCGGGCTTGGGAGCTACTTTGGTGGCAAAAGAGGGGAGCTACGTGACCCTTCGCCTGCCTTCAGGTGAAATGCGTATGGTGTTCCATGAATGCTACGCTACTCTCGGTCAGCTGGGAAACGAAGACCATATGAACGTATCCTTGGGAAAGGCCGGCGTCAGCCGCCACCTGGGACGCCGCCCGAAGGTTCGTGGTGTTGCCATGAACCCTGTTGACCACCCGCATGGTGGTGGTGAAGGCAAGACTGCCGCTGGTCGGCATCCTGCTACACCGTGGGGCAAGCCGACCAAAGGTGGAAAGACCCGTTCGAAGAAGAAGCCTTCTGGCAAGTTCATCGTCAAGAAGCGGAAGTAG
- the secY gene encoding preprotein translocase subunit SecY, with translation MANSLITMFRLKDVRKKILFTLALLVVSRLGTVIPIPGINPVALKEYFLAQSTSSNIGITEYLNFFSGGAFSNFSLFMLGVMPYISMQIIIQLLLLVIPSWKKMVEEPEGKKKIQKITRWGTVVVCLIQSYVVTVYAQSIPNALTIGQLAFTLVAMLTVTAGTMFLVWLGERITEKGIGNGISLLIYAGIVARFPESIATLFRSISAGVLNPVVVLVVVAMFIVVVALVVYEEQGQRKIPVNYAKRVVGRKMYGAQNSYIPFKINPSGVIPVIFASTLLSFPLQIASALGPEVRWMASFAKWLEPQGAPYLIIYTLLIIAFAFFYTQVSLNPVEMAKQIRENGGSVPGVRTEKLEEYLTRILNRIVLPGAIFLAFIALIPTLVQKFFNFPASVAMMFGGTSLLILVGTTLETTRQIESLLKMHHHDTTFGASKGKVKYL, from the coding sequence ATGGCAAACTCCCTAATTACGATGTTCAGACTGAAGGATGTCAGAAAGAAAATTCTCTTTACCCTTGCGTTGCTGGTCGTCAGCCGCTTGGGTACGGTGATTCCTATCCCTGGCATCAATCCCGTCGCTTTGAAGGAATACTTCCTGGCGCAGAGTACATCCAGTAACATCGGTATAACTGAGTACCTGAATTTCTTCTCCGGTGGAGCATTCTCCAATTTCTCCTTGTTCATGTTAGGCGTCATGCCGTACATCAGCATGCAGATCATCATCCAACTTCTGTTGCTCGTCATTCCGAGCTGGAAGAAAATGGTGGAAGAACCGGAAGGGAAGAAAAAGATACAGAAGATCACCCGCTGGGGTACGGTCGTCGTATGTCTTATCCAGTCCTATGTCGTCACTGTATATGCGCAATCAATTCCCAACGCCCTTACCATCGGGCAGTTGGCGTTCACATTGGTAGCCATGTTGACCGTCACGGCAGGTACGATGTTCCTGGTATGGCTGGGTGAGAGGATTACCGAGAAAGGTATCGGCAATGGTATCTCATTGCTGATTTACGCCGGTATCGTCGCCCGTTTCCCGGAATCCATCGCAACGCTGTTCAGAAGCATCTCCGCTGGCGTTCTTAACCCTGTGGTCGTGCTTGTCGTCGTGGCAATGTTCATTGTCGTCGTAGCCCTGGTCGTCTATGAGGAGCAGGGACAGCGCAAGATTCCCGTGAACTATGCAAAGAGAGTCGTCGGCAGGAAGATGTATGGAGCGCAGAATTCCTACATCCCCTTCAAGATAAACCCGTCCGGCGTCATCCCCGTTATTTTCGCTTCCACCCTCCTGTCTTTCCCTCTACAGATAGCATCTGCATTGGGACCAGAGGTACGATGGATGGCAAGTTTCGCAAAGTGGCTTGAACCCCAGGGTGCCCCCTATCTGATTATCTACACCCTGCTGATCATTGCTTTTGCGTTCTTCTATACGCAGGTGAGCCTGAATCCTGTGGAGATGGCCAAGCAAATCCGTGAGAACGGAGGGTCGGTTCCCGGTGTCCGTACCGAGAAGCTGGAGGAGTACCTGACAAGGATCCTCAACCGCATCGTTCTTCCCGGAGCTATTTTCTTGGCTTTCATCGCTTTGATTCCGACTCTCGTCCAGAAGTTCTTCAACTTCCCCGCATCCGTCGCAATGATGTTCGGAGGTACTTCACTGTTGATTCTCGTCGGCACTACGCTTGAGACGACACGGCAGATTGAAAGTCTCCTGAAGATGCATCACCACGACACGACTTTCGGGGCGTCGAAGGGCAAGGTCAAATATTTATAG
- the rpsQ gene encoding 30S ribosomal protein S17 translates to MESNKKTFTGQVVSDKMDKTIVVAISSRTLHPLYKKYVTRTKKVKAHDEANDAHIGDTVRIVECRPYSKDKCWRLTQIVERAR, encoded by the coding sequence ATGGAATCGAATAAGAAGACGTTTACCGGACAGGTTGTCAGCGACAAGATGGACAAGACCATTGTTGTTGCCATTTCCTCCCGGACACTGCATCCGTTGTACAAGAAGTACGTGACCAGAACAAAGAAGGTGAAGGCTCACGATGAGGCCAACGATGCTCATATCGGCGATACTGTCCGCATCGTCGAATGCCGTCCCTATAGCAAGGACAAATGCTGGCGCCTGACTCAAATCGTTGAGCGGGCACGCTAA
- the rplX gene encoding 50S ribosomal protein L24 — MRLKKDDTVKILVGKDKGKTGKIVKVDVKSERVIVQGANMVKKTMKKRNAQDKGGIVEIEAPIHVSNVAYLTKDGTTSRIGYKFDEKGKKVRFAKKTGEVL; from the coding sequence ATGAGACTGAAGAAGGACGATACGGTCAAGATTCTTGTCGGGAAAGACAAAGGCAAGACCGGAAAGATCGTGAAGGTCGACGTAAAGTCGGAACGTGTCATTGTCCAAGGCGCCAACATGGTGAAGAAAACCATGAAGAAGCGCAATGCTCAGGACAAAGGCGGCATAGTCGAGATTGAGGCTCCAATCCACGTTTCCAACGTGGCGTACCTTACAAAGGACGGGACGACATCTCGGATCGGATATAAGTTTGACGAAAAGGGCAAAAAGGTCCGTTTCGCCAAGAAGACTGGGGAGGTACTCTGA
- the rplP gene encoding 50S ribosomal protein L16 → MLSPKRIKYRKKQRGTRDGVAYRGNSLAFGEYGLLALEPKWITNRQIEAARIAMTRHIKRGGKVWIRIFPDMPYTKKPAETRQGNGKGAPEGWVAVVKSGAMMFEMAGVDRALAEEALSLAASKLPIKTRFIARTNLE, encoded by the coding sequence ATGCTGAGTCCTAAGAGAATCAAGTATAGAAAGAAGCAGCGCGGGACCCGTGACGGTGTCGCCTATCGCGGCAATTCACTTGCTTTCGGCGAATACGGCCTGCTGGCCCTGGAGCCAAAGTGGATTACCAACCGTCAGATTGAAGCTGCCCGTATCGCGATGACCCGTCATATCAAGCGCGGTGGTAAAGTATGGATCCGTATTTTCCCGGACATGCCTTACACAAAGAAACCTGCTGAAACCCGACAGGGAAACGGCAAGGGCGCTCCTGAAGGATGGGTGGCAGTCGTCAAAAGTGGTGCCATGATGTTTGAGATGGCGGGAGTTGACAGGGCGTTGGCTGAAGAAGCGCTTTCCCTTGCCGCTTCCAAGCTGCCAATCAAGACCCGGTTCATCGCCCGGACGAATTTGGAGTAG
- the rpsE gene encoding 30S ribosomal protein S5: protein MEKNKGREKSDGLVEKLIKLNRVAKVVKGGRRFSFSALVVVGDQNGRAGYGFGKANDVTEAIRKAIDKAKTHMVTIPLKGVTVPHESLGKFKSASVLLRPAVPGTGVIAGGAVRAVCDAAGINDVLSKSLGSKNAINTVKAAFDALENLYDARLVAHARGKSLKELWG, encoded by the coding sequence GTGGAAAAGAACAAAGGAAGAGAGAAAAGCGACGGACTCGTCGAAAAACTCATAAAGCTGAACCGTGTTGCCAAAGTCGTCAAGGGTGGACGGAGATTTTCGTTCTCAGCCTTGGTCGTCGTCGGGGATCAGAATGGTCGTGCGGGATATGGTTTCGGCAAGGCCAATGACGTTACCGAAGCTATCCGCAAGGCGATTGACAAGGCGAAGACCCACATGGTCACCATCCCCCTCAAGGGTGTGACGGTTCCCCATGAGTCGCTCGGCAAGTTCAAGAGTGCCAGCGTGCTCCTGCGTCCCGCAGTTCCCGGTACTGGCGTCATCGCCGGAGGAGCTGTACGTGCCGTGTGCGATGCTGCCGGTATCAACGACGTGCTGAGTAAGTCCTTGGGATCCAAGAATGCGATCAATACGGTGAAAGCGGCTTTTGACGCTCTCGAAAACCTGTATGATGCCCGTCTTGTGGCTCATGCCCGCGGCAAGTCCTTGAAGGAACTCTGGGGATAA
- the rplW gene encoding 50S ribosomal protein L23, whose amino-acid sequence MRADQIIIAPVLSEKSNIARDFESKKYTFRVHADANKHEISEAVRELFGVEPVKVNTMNVPGKPKFSRGKAGSVKGTTGGWKKAIVTLAKGDSIQAIEGV is encoded by the coding sequence GTGAGAGCAGATCAAATAATCATAGCACCTGTGCTGAGTGAGAAATCAAACATCGCCAGGGACTTTGAGAGCAAGAAATATACTTTCAGAGTTCATGCCGATGCGAACAAGCACGAGATCAGCGAGGCTGTCAGAGAACTCTTCGGCGTGGAACCAGTGAAGGTGAACACGATGAACGTCCCCGGCAAGCCCAAGTTTTCCCGCGGCAAGGCAGGCTCCGTCAAGGGGACTACCGGTGGCTGGAAGAAAGCAATCGTCACATTGGCTAAGGGTGATTCCATCCAGGCCATCGAAGGCGTATAA
- the rplO gene encoding 50S ribosomal protein L15, with translation MAQISAPFGANTKKKIVGRGYGSKGRHSGRGNNGQNARSGGGVRPGFEGGQMPLYRRIARRGFSNFPFKVEYEVVSLDDISLRYENGETVNPQSLKERGLLKGHDALAKILSNGELTKKVIVEGVKLSAGAAEKVTAVGGEIRE, from the coding sequence ATGGCACAGATCAGCGCGCCATTCGGTGCTAATACCAAGAAGAAGATTGTCGGTCGTGGCTATGGTTCCAAGGGTCGGCATTCCGGGCGTGGCAACAATGGTCAGAATGCCCGTTCCGGCGGTGGTGTCCGTCCCGGATTCGAGGGTGGCCAGATGCCTTTGTATCGCCGTATCGCCCGGCGTGGTTTCTCAAACTTTCCTTTTAAAGTAGAATATGAAGTTGTGTCCTTGGATGACATTTCTCTGCGCTATGAGAATGGAGAGACGGTCAACCCTCAGTCCTTGAAGGAACGTGGGCTGTTGAAGGGACATGATGCCTTGGCCAAGATTCTCTCTAACGGGGAACTGACCAAGAAGGTCATTGTCGAGGGTGTGAAGTTGTCTGCGGGAGCCGCTGAGAAAGTGACTGCCGTTGGCGGTGAGATCAGAGAGTAG
- the rplD gene encoding 50S ribosomal protein L4: METKVYSTEGKEIRTIQLNDAVFAREVSDGSIYYAVNNELANRRVGTACTKTRAEVNYSNAKPYKQKGTGNARAGDKKSPVWVGGGTIFGPRPRDYSYVIPKKVKRLAMKSLLSLSVQEERLVVVEDFTAESGKTKELMAILKNFMEGLNRTLIILKDDDVLLRRAAKNIPNVRVLSYNRLAAKELLYGRKVIVMETAAKNLNDFYGDK; the protein is encoded by the coding sequence ATGGAAACTAAAGTATATTCAACGGAAGGGAAAGAAATCCGCACTATCCAACTGAATGATGCGGTGTTCGCCCGTGAAGTCAGCGACGGCTCAATTTACTATGCCGTTAACAATGAATTGGCCAACCGCCGTGTCGGTACTGCATGCACCAAGACCCGTGCAGAAGTCAATTATAGCAATGCTAAGCCATACAAGCAGAAAGGTACGGGCAATGCGCGTGCTGGTGACAAGAAGTCCCCTGTCTGGGTTGGCGGAGGAACGATCTTCGGGCCTCGTCCCCGTGATTACAGCTATGTGATTCCTAAGAAGGTCAAACGGTTGGCGATGAAGTCGCTCCTGTCTCTGTCCGTCCAGGAAGAACGCTTGGTTGTTGTTGAAGATTTCACGGCGGAAAGCGGCAAGACCAAGGAGCTGATGGCAATCCTGAAGAATTTCATGGAAGGTCTGAACAGGACACTTATCATCCTCAAGGATGATGACGTACTGCTTCGCCGCGCTGCCAAGAACATTCCCAACGTGCGCGTGCTCTCCTACAACAGGCTTGCTGCCAAAGAGCTGCTCTACGGCCGGAAGGTGATTGTCATGGAGACCGCCGCGAAGAATCTGAATGATTTCTACGGTGATAAATAA